In Stegostoma tigrinum isolate sSteTig4 chromosome 35, sSteTig4.hap1, whole genome shotgun sequence, one genomic interval encodes:
- the timm29 gene encoding mitochondrial import inner membrane translocase subunit Tim29, whose amino-acid sequence MATLWRRFCSLPPATALGFWSRVRNSNIGIWTWSLLNDYKEACKEIVVGARDHPGKAAFYCALLTGACVCGYKNPCDKSFQATLLESSNQLLVLSPWVRNSRSDQHIQNLVTVKNQGRLRHQNLLLFSLVYAAPYDAKTSLYNAQCEYLKPRWSDFPGRVLDIGFFGKWWILSSKMKDWDINDNEFAYLPDELQTVTPQNLHSTENERLFELKFQPVILEEEDTEEREAG is encoded by the exons ATGGCGACGCTGTGGCGACGGTTCTGCTCCTTGCCTCCTGCGACCGCACTTGGATTTTGGAGTCGAGTCCGAAACAGTAACATAG GTATCTGGACATGGAGCCTTCTTAATGATTACAAAGAGGCCTGTAAAGAGATTGTTGTGGGAGCCAGAGATCACCCAGGAAAAGCTGCCTTTTACTGTGCACTCCTCACAGGGGCATGTGTTTGTGGATACAAAAACCCATGTGACAAATCCTTTCAAGCTACCCTGttggaatcatcaaaccagctTTTAGTTTTGTCACCTTGGGTCCGGAACAGTCGGTCAGACCAGCACATCCAGAATCTGGTGACGGTCAAAAACCAGGGCCGACTCCGGCATCAGAACCTGCTCCTCTTCTCTCTGGTGTATGCAGCACCCTATGATGCCAAGACCAGTTTATACAATGCACAGTGTGAATATTTGAAACCACGATGGTCAGATTTTCCAGGCAGAGTTTTGGACATTGGGTTTTTTGGCAAGTGGTGGATCCTTAGTTCCAAAATGAAAGACTGGGACATCAATGACAATGAGTTTGCTTATCTGCCTGATGAGCTGCAAACAGTTACGCCACAGAATCTTCATTCAACTGAGAATGAGAGACTGTTTGAATTAAAGTTTCAGCCTGTCATTCTTGAAGAAGAGGACACAGAGGAGAGGGAAGCAGGCTAA
- the LOC132206341 gene encoding basic proline-rich protein-like gives MLAVANDDKLLQWQVKSIQNLSTCPSTRSPTPASTAHYLPPVARRPLLLHTSSHPTAASPSSPASGRLPPPPPVVARRPPVVALPSSPAASRLPSSPATLPPPVVARHPPASRPPVVARRPPVASRLPSPPASRRRPPPALPSSPAALPSPPAALPSPPASRRLPPPVASRLPSSPASRPPVVARRPPVASRLPSSPASRLPSSPASRRRPPPVVARLPPPPASRLPSSPAATLPSSPAATLPSSPAATLPSSPASTLPSSPASTLPSSPASTLPSSPASTLPSSPASTLPSSPASTLPSSPASTLPSSPASTLPSSPASTLPSSPATLPSSPAASRLPSSPAARRPPAASRRRPPPVALPPPVALPPPSRRRLPPPVVARRLPAASRLPSPPASRRLPPPASRRLPPPASRRLPPPVASRLPSSPVARPPPVALPPPVALPPPVALPPPVALPPPVALPPPSRRPPAALPSPPPASRLPSPPPASRLPSPPPASRLPSSPAASRLPSSPAASRLPSSPPASRRRLPSSPASRRRPPPASRRLPPPPSRRLPPPPSRRLPPPPSRRLPPPPSRRLPPPPSRRLPPPPSRRLPPPPSRRLPPPPSRRLPPPPSRRLPPPPSRRLPPPPSRRLPPPPSRRLPPPPSRRLPPPPSRRLPPPPSRRRPPPPSRRLPPPPSRRRPPPSRRRPPPSRRRPPPPASRRRPPPVALPPPPAVARRPSPSRRPSPSRRPPVAASRLPSSPVVARRLPAASRLPSPPASRLPSPPASRLPPPPASRRLPPPVASRLPSSPSRRPSPSRRPSPSRRPPVALPPPSRRRLPPPASRRRLPPPASRRRLPPPASRRRPPPPASRRRPPPPAVASRLPSSPPASRRRLPPPVVARRLPPPVVARRPSSPAASRLPSSPAASRLPSSPAASRLPSSPAASRLPSSPPVVARRLPPPVVARRLPPPVVARRRLPPPPASRRPPPPVVASRLPSSPAASRRLPPPPAVSRRLPPSPAASRRLPPPVVARRLPPPVVARRLPPSPAASRRRPPPVALPSSPPASRLPSSPAASRRRPSSHAASRLPPSPAALPPSPAARRPPAASRLPPPHVVARLLPPHVVARLLPPHVVARLPSSPVALSSPSGRRPPAVSLTALSIPQTLSDTTATVTFLMGRKACGNTMSSRNVQTVWFRCVTEKCRDDYVGNCIDRFMHSNIPETCTQNLQQGIIAKNNLSEGKRRTSRGYFFGALRKRMN, from the exons ATGCTGGCTGTAGCCAATGACGACAAGCTACTGCAGTGGCAAGTTAAATCGATACAGAA CCTATCCACCTGCCCATCCACCCGCTCGCCTACTCCAGCTTCCACCGCGCACTACCTCCCACCCGTCGCTCGCCGCCCCCTCCTGCTGCACACGTCCTCCCACCCGACGGCAGCCTCCCCGTCGTCACCGGCCTCCGGCCGTCTCCCGCCGCCGCCTCCCGTCGTCGCCCGCCGCCCTCCCGTCGTCGCCCTCCCGTCGTCGCCCGCCGCCTCCCGCCTCCCGTCGTCGCCCGCCACCCTCCCGCCTCCCGTCGTCGCCCGCCACCCTCCCGCCTCCCGCCCTCCCGTCGTCGCCCGCCGCCCTCCCGTCGCCTCCCGCCTCCCGTCGCCTCCCGCCTCCCGTCGTCGCCCGCCTCCCGCCCTCCCGTCGTCGCCCGCCGCCCTCCCGTCGCCTCCCGCCGCCCTCCCGTCGCCTCCCGCCTCCCGTCGCCTCCCGCCTCCCGTCGCCTCCCGCCTCCCGTCGTCGCCCGCCTCCCGCCCTCCCGTCGTCGCCCGCCGCCCTCCCGTCGCCTCCCGCCTCCCGTCGTCGCCCGCCTCCCGCCTCCCGTCGTCGCCCGCCTCCCGTCGTCGCCCGCCTCCCGTCGTCGCCCGCCTCCCGCCTCCGCCCGCCTCCCGCCTCCCGTCGTCTCCCGCCGCCACCCTCCCGTCGTCTCCCGCCGCCACCCTCCCGTCGTCTCCCGCCGCCACCCTCCCGTCGTCTCCCGCCTCCACCCTCCCGTCGTCTCCCGCCTCCACCCTCCCGTCGTCTCCCGCCTCCACCCTCCCGTCGTCTCCCGCCTCCACCCTCCCGTCGTCTCCCGCCTCCACCCTCCCGTCGTCTCCCGCCTCCACCCTCCCGTCGTCTCCCGCCTCCACCCTCCCGTCGTCTCCCGCCTCCACCCTCCCGTCGTCTCCCGCCTCCACCCTCCCGTCGTCGCCCGCCACCCTCCCGTCGTCGCCCGCCGCCTCCCGCCTCCCGTCGTCGCCCGCCGCCCGTCGCCCTCCCGCCGCCTCCCGCCGTCGCCCGCCGCCCGTCGCCCTCCCGCCGCCCGTCGCCCTCCCGCCGCCCTCCCGTCGCCGCCTCCCGCCTCCCGTCGTCGCCCGCCGCCTCCCCGCCGCCTCCCGCCTCCCGTCGCCTCCCGCCTCCCGTCGCCTCCCGCCTCCCGCCTCCCGTCGCCTCCCGCCTCCCGCCTCCCGTCGCCTCCCGCCTCCCGTCGCCTCCCGCCTCCCGTCGTCGCCCGTCGCCCGCCCGCCGCCCGTCGCCCTCCCGCCGCCCGTCGCCCTCCCGCCGCCCGTCGCCCTCCCGCCGCCCGTCGCCCTCCCGCCGCCCGTCGCCCTCCCGCCGCCCTCCCGTCGCCCTCCCGCCGCCCTCCCGTCGCCGCCTCCCGCCTCCCGCCTCCCGTCGCCGCCTCCCGCCTCCCGCCTCCCGTCGCCGCCTCCCGCCTCCCGCCTCCCGTCGTCGCCCGCCGCCTCCCGCCTCCCGTCGTCGCCCGCCGCCTCCCGCCTCCCGTCGTCGCCTCCCGCCTCCCGTCGTCGCCTCCCGTCGTCGCCCGCCTCCCGTCGTCGCCCGCCTCCCGCCTCCCGTCGTCTCCCGCCGCCACCCTCCCGTCGTCTCCCGCCGCCACCCTCCCGTCGTCTCCCGCCGCCACCCTCCCGTCGTCTCCCGCCTCCACCCTCCCGTCGTCTCCCGCCTCCACCCTCCCGTCGTCTCCCGCCTCCACCCTCCCGTCGTCTCCCGCCTCCACCCTCCCGTCGTCTCCCGCCTCCACCCTCCCGTCGTCTCCCGCCTCCACCCTCCCGTCGTCTCCCGCCTCCACCCTCCCGTCGTCTCCCGCCTCCACCCTCCCGTCGTCTCCCGCCTCCACCCTCCCGTCGTCTCCCGCCTCCACCCTCCCGTCGTCTCCCGCCTCCACCCTCCCGTCGTCTCCCGCCTCCACCCTCCCGTCGTCGCCCGCCTCCACCCTCCCGTCGTCTCCCGCCTCCACCCTCCCGTCGTCGCCCGCCACCCTCCCGTCGTCGCCCGCCACCCTCCCGTCGTCGCCCGCCGCCTCCCGCCTCCCGTCGTCGCCCGCCGCCCGTCGCCCTCCCGCCGCCTCCCGCCGTCGCCCGCCGCCCGTCGCCCTCCCGCCGCCCGTCGCCCTCCCGCCGCCCTCCCGTCGCCGCCTCCCGCCTCCCGTCGTCGCCCGTCGTCGCCCGCCGCCTCCCCGCCGCCTCCCGCCTCCCGTCGCCTCCCGCCTCCCGTCTCCCGTCGCCTCCCGCCTCCCGCCTCCCGCCGCCTCCCGCCTCCCGTCGCCTCCCGCCTCCCGTCGCCTCCCGCCTCCCGTCGTCGCCCTCCCGCCGCCCGTCGCCCTCCCGCCGCCCGTCGCCCTCCCGCCGCCCTCCCGTCGCCCTCCCGCCGCCCTCCCGTCGCCGCCTCCCGCCTCCCGCCTCCCGTCGCCGCCTCCCGCCTCCCGCCTCCCGTCGCCGCCTCCCGCCTCCCGCCTCCCGTCGTCGCCCGCCGCCTCCCGCCTCCCGTCGTCGCCCGCCGCCTCCCGCCGTCGCCTCCCGCCTCCCGTCGTCGCCTCCCGCCTCCCGTCGTCGCCTCCCGCCTCCCGTCGTCGCCCGCCGCCTCCCGCCTCCCGTCGTCGCCCGCCGCCCGTCGTCGCCCGCCGCCTCCCGCCTCCCGTCGTCGCCCGCCGCCTCCCGCCTCCCGTCGTCGCCCGCCGCCTCCCGCCTCCCGTCGTCGCCCGCCGCCTCCCGCCTCCCGTCGTCGCCTCCCGTCGTCGCCCGCCGCCTCCCGCCTCCCGTCGTCGCCCGCCGCCTCCCGCCTCCCGTCGTCGCCCGCCGCCGCCTCCCGCCGCCTCCAGCCTCCCGTCGCCCGCCGCCTCCCGTCGTCGCCTCCCGCCTCCCGTCGTCGCCCGCCGCCTCCCGCCGTCTCCCGCCGCCTCCCGCCGTCTCCCGCCGCCTCCCGCCGTCTCCCGCCGCCTCCCGCCGTCTCCCGCCTCCCGTCGTCGCCCGCCGCCTCCCGCCTCCCGTCGTCGCCCGCCGCCTCCCGCCGTCGCCCGCCGCCTCCCGTCGTCGCCCGCCGCCCGTCGCCCTCCCGTCGTCGCCTCCCGCCTCCCGTCTCCCGTCGTCGCCCGCCGCCTCCCGCCGTCGCCCGTCGTCGCACGCCGCCTCCCGCCTCCCGCCGTCGCCCGCCGCCCTCCCGCCGTCGCCCGCCGCCCGTCGCCCTCCCGCCGCCTCCCGCCTCCCACCTCCTCACGTCGTCGCCCGCCTCCTGCCTCCTCACGTCGTCGCCCGCCTCCTGCCTCCTCACGTCGTCGCCCGCCTCCCGTCGTCTCCCGTCGCCCTCTCGTCGCCCTCCGGCCGACGCCCGCCGGCCGTTTCCCTCACTGCTCTCTCCATCCCCCAGACCCTCAGTGACACAACCGCTACCGTCACCTTCCTC